The Brachyspira hampsonii genomic interval CACAGACATGCTTATTCACTGCTTTAAGGCGGCTGCACCTGCTTCGCAATGTGGACTTCGTCGCGAACATAACAACAGAATAAAAAATTACGAGCCTCTAGCAACTGACAAAGGAAGTTGCTAGAGCTTATTAGCGAGTAATTTTTTATATATTAACAGGAGTTATTATGAAGAAAATTATTTTATTTCTTTTAAGCATTAATTTATTATGGGCATTTCCGCCTAGTGAAGCGTATTTTTCTGAACTTTTAAGCGATAATGGTAAAGTGACAAAAAATACAATGCAAGCTTATGATGTAAACGATTATGGTATAGTTTATTTTGATGGAGAGATTACATTAACAGGAGTTCTTGAAAGATCTGATAATGAAGATATGGGAGATAATTATACTGCTTTGAGATTTTATCCTGATAATAATGTAGATCTTCCTTTTTTATATGCTTCATCTGAAATGAATTTGAAAAATCAAGGTGCTTCTAAATATGGTGATTCTTGGGATTTTAGCGGCGTTGAATTTGACAGATTGGAATTCGGTGTTTTATTAGAAAATATTGAAGTAAAATTACCAGAACCTTTAAATAAAAGATTTTTAGGTGCTGCTGCTGTAAGAGCTGAAGTTACAATTAGAAATTATCGTTTTTATGGAGAAGGTGATGCAGGAAGAGAGGCTTACGGTGATATTGTAGGTTTTAAGGCTTTAGGTGATGTAGAAACAAAGTATTTTAGTAAATATAATTATAATGTAGGGGAGGTTCATTACAACGAACTTCAATATAATTCTAAAGACAATTATGTGAATATAAGAGATAAAGCAAATGGAAAAATAATAGGTAAGATTTTGAAAAACGATATGCTTTATGATGGGGGAGTTTTATTATCTATCAATGGAGAAGGTATTGATTATATGAATTATGAAAATTTTGAAAAAAAATGGCATGAAGTGTTTTATCTTCCTCCAGAGGCTGAAGACGGAAAAGATGCAATTCATGGCTTTGTGCATGGTTCACAGATAAAACTTGAAAACGGAGGCTATTAAAGAGCATAACAATAACAAGTGAGCCGACCAACACTCTTTGTGCCGGACGAAGTCCACCTCGCGAAGCGTGTTGGCAATGCGACATAACAACAAAATAAAAAATTACTAGCTTTAGACTAACAAGTTTTTACATTTAATAAATAGGTTTTTAATATGCACTTTCGCGAAAGCGTGCCTGCGGCAGCAACTTTGGCGAAGCCCACCTGCGGTGTGCGGCGGGAAAAAGTTGTAAAGAATATAAAATTTATTGATTATTATAATTTTAATCAGTAGTAAGAATCGAATAATTGTTATTTATAAACAAGGAGCTATTGTAATGAAAAAAATTATTTTATTTCTTTTAAGCATTAATTTATTATGGGCATTTCCGCCTGATGCAGCATACTTCAATGAACTTTTAAGCGATAATGGTAAAGTAATAAAAAATACACTTAAAGTAAAAAAAATTGATGGCGGCAATTATTCTGCTTATTTTGATGGTGAAATTACATTAACAGGAGTGTTGGAAAGAACTGATAATTCTGATGTTGATATTATTTATAGTGCTTTAAGATTTTATCCTGATAATAATATTGATTTGCCTTTTTTATTTAGTATATATTCAGATAATATGGAGGATTATAAAGAATTTGAAAGATTAGACTTCGGTGTTTTATTAGAAAATATTGAAGTAAAATTACCAGAACCTTTAAATAAAAGATTTTTAGGTGCTGCTGCTGTAAGGGCGGAGGTAACAATAAGAAATTATTCTATTTTTTGTGAAGGTGAAGCAGGAAGAGAGGCTTATGGCGATCTTGTAAATATTAAATTACTTGATGATGTACAAATAGAATATTTTTCTAAAGATAATTCTGAAGGCAGTTATTATCATGCTGGAAATTCTTATTATACTAAACTTGAATATAATTCTAAAGATGATTATGTGAATATAAGAGATAAAGCAAATGGAAAAGTAATAGGAAAGATTTTGAAAAACGATATGATTAATAATGGCGGTCTTTTATTAGCTATTGATAATTATTATTATTATTATTATTATTATGAAATAGATGATAAAGGTTGGTGTGAAGTATATTATATGCCTCCAAATGCTAAAGATGGAAAAGATGCAATTCATGGCTTTGTGCATAATTCACAGATAAAAATTGAAAACGGAGGCTATTAAAAGAGCATAGCAATACCAAGTGAGCCGAAGCCAGCCCCACAGGGCACAGACGTGTGAGTGAGTAAACTCACTAGCTTATTTAAGGCGAAGGCGAACATAGCAATAATAAATAATAATTTTGACAATTTATATTAATTTTATTATAATGTTTGTATGATGGATAATAACTACAGAAGCATAAAATACTTTAATACATTGAATGATTATTTTGTGAGATATCTTTTCTCAGATAAAGGAAGTGAGGCAATATTGCTTGATTTTATTAATTCAACAATGCTTGACTCTGGAATGAAGACTTTTCGTTCTGTTGAAATTTTGACGCCATTTAACTATAAGGAGAACTATGAAGATAAAGAAACAATTGCAGATGTTAAATGTATAACCCAAAATGGTTCAGTTGTTATTATAGAGATTCAGCTTCAAGGCAATTCAAGATTTCCAGAACGCATACTTTATTATTGGGCTTCTAATTACAGCAAACTTTTAAAGCAAGGTGAAAAATACGATGCTCTAACTCCAGTAATAAGTATTAATCTTCTTAATTTTAATTTAGATGACAGTAATAATATACATTCCTGCTATATGATTTATGATACGGTTAATCAAAGATTACTAACAGACCATTTACAAATACATATAATTGAGCTAAAGAAATTTAATAATAATTTATTAAAACCAGATTTAAATTGCTGGCTAAAATTCTTTACAATGAAAGAGAATGAGGAGGTTATAATGTCAGAATTAGTAAAAGAAAAAACTGTGATGGAAGAAGTACAGAGACGATATAATAATTTCATTAAAGATAGGCTAATGATGAATGAATATGATAAGAGACAGGCATATTTATATGGTAATCAGATAATGCTTGAAGAAGAGAGAAGACTAGGAATTGAAGAGGGTATTAAACAAGGTATTGAAGAAGGTGAAAAAAATAAGGCAATATCTATAGCTAGAAATTTAAAAAAAGTTGGTATAGATATAAAAATAATAAGTGAAAATACAGGTTTGAGTATAGAGGAAGTAGAAAACTTGTGAGTGTTTTAATGAACAAGTTTTTTTATATGTATTAAATAATTTTTTAATATGCACTTTAGCGAAGCAGCAGCTTTGATGAAGTAAGTAAAAATTTAAAAATATAATGCTAGATAAATTGCGAGCCTCTGATAACTGACGAAGGAAGTTACCAGAGCCTAGATAGCGAGCAATTTTCTAGCAAATTTAAAAAAGGATACAATCATGAAAACTTTTGAAGGAAAACTCGTTAGTGAAAAACCAATTAAAGTTGGTATAGTATGTGCTAGATTCAATGAATTTATTGTTTCTAAACTTTTGGGCGGTGCTTTGGACGCTTTATCTCGTCATAATATCAAAGACGATGATATTACTGTTGCTTGGGTGCCTGGTGCTTTTGAGATACCTCTAATAGCTTCTAAAATGGCTAAATCCAAAAAATATGATGCTGTTATATGTCTTGGTGCTGTTATAAGAGGCTCTACTACTCATTATGATTATGTTTGTGCCGAAGTATCTAAAGGCATTGCTAATGTTTCACTTAATTCTGATGTGCCTGTAATGTTCGGAGTTTTAACTACTGAAAATATTGAGCAGGCTATTGAAAGAGCTGGTACTAAAGCTGGAAACAAAGGTTTCGATTCTGCTATGGCTGCTATTGAAATGGTAAACCTAATCAGAGAAATAGAAAAATAATATCATATTAATACTATATCATCAAAAAACAAGGGCTTAAATTATTTTTTGTAGCTCTTGTTTTTTTATTATCCTTATTTGTATTATTTGTTATATTTAACAATATTATACATATAGACTTTTTGTTATATTAGTATATAATACTTATTAATAAATATTACTAATAAAGGAGAGACCTATGAAATTAAAAGGATCTAAAACTGAAGTTAATTTGAGAAATGCTTTTATAGGTGAGGCTATGGCTAGATGCAGGTATATGTATTATGCTGAAAAAGCTCGTGAAGAAGGGAGAGAGGATGTAGCAGCTGTATATGAAAAATTTGCCAGAAATGAACAGGAACATGCTAAGATATGGTTTAAAAACTTTCATGGTATACTTAGCACTGAAGAAAATTTAAAAGAGTCTATAATCAATGAAAATTACGAATCTATAGATATGTATCTTTCTTATGCTAAAACAGCTCAAGAAGAGGGATTTGATGATCTAGCTATGGCTTTTATGAATGTTGCTCGAATAGAAGACGGACATAAAAAGCAATTTCAAAGTTTACTTAGAGATACTAAAATAGATATACCAAATTGGCAATGTGATATATGCGGTTATATAGATCCTGAAAATGCAAATCCTCCAATATGCCCTGTATGTAAGCATCGTATAAAAAATCAGTAATTAATTCTTAATATCCTATTGTAAGTTGTACTATTTCTAAGTATAGAATTACTTGCAATAGGATATTAATTCATTATGATTTAATTTTTTCTTTGTATATAAGAGTATATATATACCTTTTACAAGATAATAATTTATTTATGAATTCTCTTAAATCATATTTGATGTTATTATTATATATTTTTATTTTAATAGATAAATTTTCATAAGAATTCATATTATCAAAAAAAGTTTCATGATTTAATTCTCTTCTATTTTCTTTATCAAATAAAGTAAGTAATTCTCTTATATTTTTATTTTTTGCACTTATAAATGTTTCAAAATAAAAATTATCATCTTTTAATATATTTATATCATATACAATCTTAAATATATATTTTTCAATTTCATCAAATTCTTTCAATATTATATTTAAATATTGATGAGATAATCTTTTACTTGGAAATTTACTTGTCACAATATGATTATATATTATAGTTCCAATCAAAGTTATTACTGAAATAGACAAAGAAATTATAGATATTATTACTTCTGCATTCATTTTTTTACTAAGTTGCTGGCTTTTTCCATAAAACTTTTTATATATTTTATTAAAAATTTATCATCTGAACATTCAAACTGAATTTTTTTATTGATTTCATCTAAAGTATAATTTTTATGTATAATCAAACCAGCAAATGCTTCATCCCAAAAAGATGGTCCTATACCATCCAACTTATCAAGGTTAATAGTTATTTTATCATATTTATTTAAAGATGGTATCAAGCAATCCTCTCTAAAAACTTCTCCTGATACATCACTATCAGTTCTATATCTACCAAAAGGAGAAGGACTAAAATCTTTATATAAAACTATATATTTTTTTACTAATTTCATTAATTATTCCTCCTCATATAATGTTTCATCTATATCTATTTCAGATTTTATGCAGCCATTCCAAGAAATAAGTGTACCTTGAAGATTATCCGCTAATAATTTTGATTCGATAGTATCATTATTTTTTGTATACTTATAATAACCTTTTCCGCTAATTATTACAAGTTCACCATCATCCGATTTTTTAGCATATTTTTTAATGGATTTCAATCCTTTTCCTCTATTTTCTAATTTTGTTGATGATTCACTTGTTTCTACTGCAGTAAGAATTTTTTCCGCATCATTTTTATTTAAAATAAAATATTTCTTTAAATCTAGTGTTTTAGGTATTGTTTTTCCTTGGTCATAAATTATAATTTTTATATTATTATCATTTATATTTATATAGCCTAATAACCACCATTTTTTTAATTTATATATAGAATTACCAATAAAATCATTAGGATAAGCATGATGATGCGTATTTAATATAGCTTCTGTTATGCCAACTTTAAGAGTTTTCTTTCCACTTATACTATTTTCGTTAATTAAGCTTTCCATTTCATTTACAATTTGTAATTTACGAGCTTCATTACCGCTAGTTCCGGATTTAAATTTCAAATATATTATATTACTATTATTACTAGGAATTATATATCTTTTTTCTTTTCTTGATAATTTGATATTTAGAAAATCATACATACCTATATCATTAAATATATTTTTTATTTCATTGTTCCATTTGTTAAAATCATAAACTCCAATTTTAGTTTTATGTAAAGTACAAAGTCTATCTAATTCAGATACCAATACCAATGCTGCTTCAGGAGTTATATATGTAAGATATTGCATATTTATAAACAATCTTTTTTTATTATCTGATATTTCTCTTATTTTATTGAAAAAAACTAATGTTTCGTATAAATTTTCATCGAATGATAAAATTTTAGGAATATTTATTTCTAATTTATCTTTTTTTTTATGTATACTTTTTTTATATATGCTTCCAGTAGCAAAACCACTTTTTCTTTTTTTCTTTAATTCATATCTAAATTTTTTAATCGTATGTTTTTTATGTGATAATTTCTTATAAAATTTTTTATGTTTTCTATTTTTTTTAATAAAAAAATGTTTTTTATTCATAAATATATTATAAATTAATAATAGCATTTTTTCAATTATTATTCTCAAAAAACACTATTAACTAAATGTACTTTATCATCATCTCCCTTTATTGTTTATTTAATACCAATTTTATATTCATAAATTTATTATATAAATATTCATTTATATAATAAATAATACATTCATATAAAAAGCAAAAATTATAAGTCATTATAAATAGAATTTTTTTTAATTGATTGTATACAAGATGAACTAATATAAATAAGTTAATAATAGAATTTTAGCTATAAATAATCATTAATTAACTGTTAGTTGAAATAGATTTTCCAATTAAAAAAACTTGGGTGGGACTCTATATTTTCTTTTGAAATAAAAAAGAATAATAATTTAGAAATAACAAAATAAAGCAAAAAATATAAAGGGCGGGTAGTGAAAATAAATCCAAAAACCATACTGCATTAATAATTATGCAGCATGGTTTAAAATTAAAATCATTTATTTAGCTGCATTTCCAACGACATTCAAAGAATCCCAAGTCCTTGCAAAAGGAGGAGCATAACATAAGTCAAGCATTCCTAATTCATCTACAGTAAGCCCAGCATATATACAAGCAGCTATGACATCCGCCCTCAATACAGCACCTCTTTTTCCTAATATCTGACCGCCTATTATCTTTCTGCTGTCAGCTAAATATACAAGTTTTATATGTAAGTCCTGATAATCAGGATAATAATGAGTATGATCTAAATCTTTTACCGTAACAGTTTTATAGTTAATATTCCTTTTTTTAGCTTCTTCCTCTGTTATTCCTGTTCTTGCAGCTTCAAGTTCAAAAGCAAGTATGCATGCACTAGTTAAACTTCCTATAAACTTTTCATGTCCTCCTACTAAATTACTAGCAACCATTCTTCCCAATTTATTTGCCCCTGTAGCGAGAGCAGCATAAGTCTGATCATTCAATACTTTATCATATATACTAGCACAGTCCCCAGCAGCATATATAGAATCAATATTTGTTTTTCCTTCCCTATCAACTAATATAGCACCATTATCCATTAATTTTATACCGGCATCCTTAGCTAAAACAGTATTAGGTGTAACTCCTATAGCAACAACAACATAATCAGCATCATATTTTCCCTTGTCTGTAACAACTGCTTTTACATTATTGTTACTGTCAGCTTCTAAACCCTGAACTTTTTCATTTAGATGCAAGTCAACATTTTCTTTTATATGTTCTATCACCATATCAGAAAATTCTTTGTCAAATTTATTTCCAAATACTCTGTCTGAACGCTGTATGATAATAACATTCTTTCCTATATGCTTCAAAGCATGAGCAGCCTCAATAGCTATAAATCCTGCACCTAATATAACAACATTTTTTATACTAGAGTCTTTCATTTTTTCTCTCATGTTAATAGAATCACTAAACTCTTTTAAAGTAGATACATTGCCTATATTGATATTTTCTATATTAGGTATTATTGATTTTGCCCCTGTAGCTATAAGCAGCGAATCATAATTATCTTCAAATTCTTTATTATTTATTATATCTTTAACCAATACTTTTTTATTTTTAGCATCTATTTTCAAAACTTCATGCTTCACTTTTAAGTCTATCCCTGACTTTATAGTAGCCTCAGCAGTTCTTGCTATCATAGTATTAGGGCTTTCATAAAAACCGCCTACATAATAAGGCATACCGCATGCCCCCCAAGATACAACATCCGTTTTTTCATAAACTGTAATAACAGCCTCTTTATCTAATCTTCTAGCCTTGGCAGCCGCACTCATTCCAGCAGCAACGCCTCCTATTATTATAACTTTTTTCATTTTTAACTCCTTTTTATATACCTATATGTAGTATATTTAAAAATAATAGGTTTGTCAATTTTTATTGCTTATTTAAGTAATATAATAAAATTTTGTCAAATTACAATGACATTTTAATTTTTACAGAATATATATTAAAATTAAAAGTTGAAAAAAAATTAACTTAAAGATATACTATTATATATAATTATTTGTTGAGGAAATCAAATCAATTATGGACAATTCATCAGATTACAGCCTTCAAAATAAAATAGATAATATGATATCTCATTATAAAGAAATATGTAATAGAGAACCAAATAATCATAAAGCTAGAATAGATTTCGGAGTATTTTATACTCAATTAGGCAATCATAAAGAAGCTATTGAACTTTTTAAAGAGGCATTAGTCATAAATGATAGTGATTATTCTATATGGCGTCTTATAGGAATATCATATACTAAAATAAATAATTATTATAATGCTATAGCTCATCTTGAAAAAGCTTGTGAAATAGAAAATAATGATTATATAAGTCTTAATTGGCTTGGAAAATGCTATGTAGAAGTAGGAAGACATGAAGATGCCGTAAATGTTTTAAATAGATCTTTTATGATAGCACCAAAAGAATATCTTAATTGGCGTACTTTTGGAATAGCACTATATAATCTAAAAAGAACGGATGAGGCTATAGAATCTTTTGAAAGAGCTATAGAACTTAATAAATATGATTATACTAGCCTATATATGCTTGCCATTTCATATAAAGATAAATATGAATATAAAAAGTCTATAGATATATTAAAAAAAGTAATAGAGATAGAAAAAAATAACTATTATGCATATTTTAATATGGGGCTATGTTTCTTTATGCTTAATGATTTTGATAATGCTGTATATTCTTTTAATAGTGCTTTGAATATAGATAATAAAGATTATTTGCTATGCTATTATATTGGAATTTCTTTATATGAAACTAAAGATTACATAAATGCTATATCATATTTAAATAAAGCTATAGAAATGAATAACAGCCATTCATCTTCTTATTATTACTTGGCTCTTTCATATTATTCAGCCGGACTTTACGATAATGCTATAAATGCCTTGGAAGAATGTATTAAATTAGATAATAGCAATAAAGAAGTTTATATATTACTTGCTAACACTTATAATGCTATGGGTGATAGAGATAAATCTATAATAGCATTCAATAAAGCCAAAGAAATAATTTCCTAATTATATGAATCAGTATCTTCTTTATCTAAGTTTTCTTGACTGATTATAATACCGTATCCTGTTATTTCCATTAAATATTTATCATCTAATTTGATAATAAAATTTTTATCTTTACGCTCTATCTCAGTTATTTTAGAATGAGGATATTCATTATCTATAACATTAA includes:
- a CDS encoding STAS-like domain-containing protein is translated as MKLVKKYIVLYKDFSPSPFGRYRTDSDVSGEVFREDCLIPSLNKYDKITINLDKLDGIGPSFWDEAFAGLIIHKNYTLDEINKKIQFECSDDKFLIKYIKSFMEKASNLVKK
- a CDS encoding tetratricopeptide repeat protein; this encodes MDNSSDYSLQNKIDNMISHYKEICNREPNNHKARIDFGVFYTQLGNHKEAIELFKEALVINDSDYSIWRLIGISYTKINNYYNAIAHLEKACEIENNDYISLNWLGKCYVEVGRHEDAVNVLNRSFMIAPKEYLNWRTFGIALYNLKRTDEAIESFERAIELNKYDYTSLYMLAISYKDKYEYKKSIDILKKVIEIEKNNYYAYFNMGLCFFMLNDFDNAVYSFNSALNIDNKDYLLCYYIGISLYETKDYINAISYLNKAIEMNNSHSSSYYYLALSYYSAGLYDNAINALEECIKLDNSNKEVYILLANTYNAMGDRDKSIIAFNKAKEIIS
- a CDS encoding rubrerythrin family protein, with the protein product MKLKGSKTEVNLRNAFIGEAMARCRYMYYAEKAREEGREDVAAVYEKFARNEQEHAKIWFKNFHGILSTEENLKESIINENYESIDMYLSYAKTAQEEGFDDLAMAFMNVARIEDGHKKQFQSLLRDTKIDIPNWQCDICGYIDPENANPPICPVCKHRIKNQ
- a CDS encoding CoA-disulfide reductase; this encodes MKKVIIIGGVAAGMSAAAKARRLDKEAVITVYEKTDVVSWGACGMPYYVGGFYESPNTMIARTAEATIKSGIDLKVKHEVLKIDAKNKKVLVKDIINNKEFEDNYDSLLIATGAKSIIPNIENINIGNVSTLKEFSDSINMREKMKDSSIKNVVILGAGFIAIEAAHALKHIGKNVIIIQRSDRVFGNKFDKEFSDMVIEHIKENVDLHLNEKVQGLEADSNNNVKAVVTDKGKYDADYVVVAIGVTPNTVLAKDAGIKLMDNGAILVDREGKTNIDSIYAAGDCASIYDKVLNDQTYAALATGANKLGRMVASNLVGGHEKFIGSLTSACILAFELEAARTGITEEEAKKRNINYKTVTVKDLDHTHYYPDYQDLHIKLVYLADSRKIIGGQILGKRGAVLRADVIAACIYAGLTVDELGMLDLCYAPPFARTWDSLNVVGNAAK
- the ribH gene encoding 6,7-dimethyl-8-ribityllumazine synthase: MKTFEGKLVSEKPIKVGIVCARFNEFIVSKLLGGALDALSRHNIKDDDITVAWVPGAFEIPLIASKMAKSKKYDAVICLGAVIRGSTTHYDYVCAEVSKGIANVSLNSDVPVMFGVLTTENIEQAIERAGTKAGNKGFDSAMAAIEMVNLIREIEK
- a CDS encoding Rpn family recombination-promoting nuclease/putative transposase yields the protein MDNNYRSIKYFNTLNDYFVRYLFSDKGSEAILLDFINSTMLDSGMKTFRSVEILTPFNYKENYEDKETIADVKCITQNGSVVIIEIQLQGNSRFPERILYYWASNYSKLLKQGEKYDALTPVISINLLNFNLDDSNNIHSCYMIYDTVNQRLLTDHLQIHIIELKKFNNNLLKPDLNCWLKFFTMKENEEVIMSELVKEKTVMEEVQRRYNNFIKDRLMMNEYDKRQAYLYGNQIMLEEERRLGIEEGIKQGIEEGEKNKAISIARNLKKVGIDIKIISENTGLSIEEVENL